The region GGCCGGATGGTGTTCGTGCTCGCCAATCTGGCCTTCGCCCTGATCCTGATGGAAGCGGACATGTTCAGCTTCCTCAACAGCATCCTGGGGTTCTACTCCAACTGCGCCATCGCGTGGATCGTCACCGTCGCCACCGACATCATCGTCAACAAGTACCTGCTGAAACTCTCCCCGCAGGCCCCCGAGTTCCGCCGCGGCATGCTCTATGCGGTCAACCCGGTCGGCGTGGTGGCCTTCACCGTCGCGTCCGGGCTGTCGATCGCCCTGTACTTCCACGCTCTGGGTGACGCCCTCCAGCCGTACTCGCCTGTCGCCGCCGCAGTGATCGCCTTCGTCCTCACCCCGCTGATGGCCGTCCTGACCAAGGGCCGGTTCTACCTGCGGCGCACGTCCGACGGCATCGACGCTCCGCTGCTGGACCCGGACGGCAACCCCAGCTCGGCCCCGTACGAGTGCCATGTCTGCCGGCAGGAGTTCGAACGTCCGGACCTGGCCGCCTGCCACCAGCACACTGCGGTGATCTGCTCCCTGTGCCTGAGCACCGACAGGACCGGCGCCCACATCCTTCCGGCCACGCCGACTGCCTGAACAGGCGGCACGGCGGGCCCACCGACGGCCGGCAACCGCCCGAAGTGGCCCCCGGATACGGCCCCGGGGGCCACTTCGCCCCGGAAAAGGGGCTGCGCGACCCCATCGACCGGACTAGCGTCAGCTCTTATGCCGCCTTCTCGTAATCGCCCTCCTTTCGACGCCGACGAGCGGACCCAGCTTCTCGGGTGGCTCGACATGCAGCGTGCGATCATCCGCTGGAAATGCGAGGGGCTGTCGGAGACCGACGCCCACCGCGCCGTCCTGCCGAGTTCACCCCTGATGTCGATGGCGGGGCTCGTCTCCCACCTCCGTTGGGCCGAGAACCTCTGGTTCGAGGTCGTCCTCCTCGGCCGGCCCGCCGTAGGACCGCAGTTCGACGCAGAGGTCGAGGACGCCGACATGAGGGTCGACGGCATTCCACTCTCCCAGCTCCTTGCCGAATATGACCGGCAATGCGCCGTGTCGGACGAGATCATCGCTGCCCATTCGCTCGATGACGTCGGCAAACACCCCGACTTCCCCGTCTCTGCCGCGAGCCTGCGGTGGATCATGTTCCACATGATCGAGGAAACCGCCCGCCACGCGGGGCATATGGATGCCATCCGGGAGCTTGTCGATGGCGAAAAGGGTTACTACTGACCCGGACTCCAGAGCGTCCGGTCATCCGTCCGGAGTGCTGTGCAGTACCTGCCCCAGAAACGTCGCATTGTCGGGCGTATGCCGGAGCTTGTCGAGCAGGGTTTCCGTGTTCGTCTGGCCGTCCCCGGTCCTCAGGGCGCGGCGCAGGCGACGGGTGGCCGTCAACTCCGCTTGCGGGAGCAGCAGTTCCTCGCGGCGGGTGCCCGAGCCGGTGACATTGACCGCGGGGTAGAGCCGCTTGCCGGCGAGCGCACGGTCCAGACGGAGTTCCATATTGCCGGTGCTCTTCAATTCCTCGAAGAAGTAATCGTCGGCCCGGGAGCCGGTCTCCACCAGGGCCGTCGCGAGGATGGTCAGCGAGCCGCCCTCCTCCGCGGACCGGGCCGCGCCGAAGAGTTTCT is a window of Streptomyces caniferus DNA encoding:
- a CDS encoding DinB family protein; this translates as MPPSRNRPPFDADERTQLLGWLDMQRAIIRWKCEGLSETDAHRAVLPSSPLMSMAGLVSHLRWAENLWFEVVLLGRPAVGPQFDAEVEDADMRVDGIPLSQLLAEYDRQCAVSDEIIAAHSLDDVGKHPDFPVSAASLRWIMFHMIEETARHAGHMDAIRELVDGEKGYY